The segment TGGATCGTCACGCTGAAGGGCGCCGTGGTCCATGACAACGGCGGTTACGGCATGCTCGGCTTCGGCCACAACGACCCGGCGATCCTGGAGGCGATGAGCCGCCCGCAGGTGATGGCCAACGTGATGACCCCGAGCATCGCGCAAATGCGCATGAACGAAGCGCTGCGCAAGGAAATCGGCCAGCGCCGTGGTGGCTTCCCGTACGACCGCTTCCTGTGCCTGAACTCCGGCTCCGAGGCCGTGGGCCTGGCCTGCCGCATCGCCGACGTCAACGCCAAGCTGATGACCGACGCCGGCGGTCGCTACGAAGGCCGTGCGATCAAGCGCCTGGCGGTGAAGGGCGCCTTCCATGGTCGCACCGACAAGCCGGCGCTGTTTTCCGACTCCTCGCGCAAGACCTACCAGCAGCACCTTGCCAGCTACCGCCATGAGGACAGCCTGATCACCGTCGCCCCGTACGACGTGGAGCAGTTGAAGGCCGCGTTCGCCGATGCCGACAGGCACGGCTGGTTCATCGAGGCGATGTTCCTCGAGCCGGTGATGGGCGAAGGCGACCCGGGCCGCTCGGTGACGCCTGAGTTCTACGCGGTCGCCCGCGAACTGACCAAGGCGCACGGCACCCTGCTGATGATCGACTCGATCCAGGCCGGCCTGCGTGCCCATGGTGTGCTGTCGTTCGTCGACTACCCCGGCTTCGAGAAGCTCGAGGCGCCGGACATGGAGACCTACTCCAAGGCGCTCAACGCCGGCCAGTATCCGATGTCGGTGCTCGCCGTGAACGCCCACACGGCCGGCCTGTACCGCAAGGGCATCTACGGCAACACGATGACCGCCAACCCGCGCGCGCTCGATGTAGCCTGCGCCACACTGGGCGAGCTGAGCGACGCGGTGCGCACCAACATCCGCGAGCGCGGCCAGGAGTTCGTGGCCAAGCTCAATGCGCTGAAGGACGAGCTGGGCGGCCTGATCACCAAGGTGCAGGGCACCGGCCTGCTGTTCTCCTGCGAGCTGGCCCCGCAGTTCAAGTGCTACGGCGACAACTCCACCGAGGAGTACATGCGCGAGCACGGCATCGGTGTGATCCACGGCGGCACCAACTCGCTGCGCTTCACTCCGCACTTCCACGTCACCAGCGCGGAAGTGGACCTGGTGGTGGCGCACGTGAAGCACGCCCTGCTGCACGGGCCCAAGCGCGCGCAGGCCGAGGCGGCGTAACGGCCCTCCCCAGCTGTTCCGACGAAGGGCGCGCCCGGCCGGGCGCGCCCTTTTTCATGCCCGGTACGGCACCGACGGGCGGCCGGCGGCATGGACCGGCCTCTTCGCCGGCGCCCCCGCCGTTCCGCATGAAATTGCGGTAGCGCGAGCCGGGCTTCCGGCGCGAGACTGCGCTGCCGGCAACCGCCGGTCTCTTCGGGAGGATCGCACCATGGGCAAACCGTTCCGTCTGCTGCTCGCCGCCTCGCTCACCGTCGCCGGCGCCCTCGTCCTGTCCACGCCGGTGGTCGCGGCCGCCAAGCCGATGACCACGCAGCAACAGCGCATGGCCGACTGCAACAAGCAGGCTGCCGGCAAGAAGGGCGATGAGCGCAAGGCCTTCATGAAGTCCTGCCTCAAGGGTGGCGCCGCGGCGCCGGGCAAGATGACCCAGCAGGAAAAGATGAAGAAGTGCAACGCCGACGCCAAGGCCAAGGCGCTCAAGGGCGATGCCCGCAAGAGCTTCATGAGCACCTGCCTGAAGGGCTGAGGTCATCCGCGCAGGCCGGTGCGGATGCACGCGCCGGCCTGCGTCGATAAGCTTGGGCGCTGCCCGCGACGCTCTGCGTCGCCCCACTGCCAGGCCCGCCCGCATGCCCGTCGTCGAAGTCCGCCATCCGCTCATCCAGCACAAGCTCGGCCTGATGCGCCGGGCCGGCATCAGTACCAAGGAGTTCCGCGAGCTGGCCTCGGAAGTGGCCGCCCTGCTGACCTACGAGGCGACCAAGGACCTGGAGACGGTCGAGCAGGCGATCGACGGCTGGGCCGGCCCGCTCACGGTGCACCAGATCAAGGGCAAGAAGATCACCATCGTGCCGATCCTGCGCGCCGGCCTGGGCATGCTGCCGGGCGTGCTCGACCTGATCCCGGCGGCCAAGGTCAGCGTGGTCGGCCTGCAGCGCGACGAGGAAACCCTCAAGCCGGTCACCTACTACGAGAAGCTCACCGGGCGCATGGACGAGCGCATCGCGCTGATCGTCGATCCGATGCTCGCCACCGCCGGCACCCTGCTGGCCACCGTGGACATGCTCAAGGCGGCTGGCTGCAAGCGGATCAAGGGCCTGTTTCTGGTCGCCGCGCCGGAAGGCCTCGCGCGCATGGAAGCCGCGCACCCCGACGTCGAGATCTTCGCCGCCGCCATCGACCAGCGGCTCAACGAGCACGGCTACATCCTGCCCGGGCTGGGCGACGCCGGCGACAAGATCTTCGGCACCAAGCAGTTGCCCGACAGGGACTGAACCGACACCCCCTTTCCTCCGCCGCCGACTCGGCGCAAAGTGTTGCGATGTCGACGGGCGTCGGCATCGCCGTACGCGACGCTCCGGGGGGAGCTTTAGCGAAACTGTCGCAATAAGTTGCTAGCGTCCGGCGCGTCACGGATCCACAAAGGATCCCGCCAGAGGGGACTACAACATGCAGGGAATGAACGTGCGGCGCGCCGTGATGGCGACGCTGACCGGATTGGCGTTGTCGTTTTCGGCCTACGCCAGCGATCTGGAAATCAACCAGTTCCGCGTCCGCGGACCGGCCGGTGGCAACGACGAATTCGTCGAACTGATCAATGCCGGCCCCACCGCCATCGACGTGTCGGGCTACAAGCTCAATGCCTCCAACGCCAGCGGCACGGTCGGCACGCGGCTGACCTTGCCGGCCGGCACCCGCATCGCGCCAGGCTGCCACCTGCTGCTGACCAATGCGGCCAGCAGCGGCTATTCCGGCAGCGTGGCAGGTGACCTGACCTACAACACCGGCGTCACCGACACCGGCGGCCTGGCCATCCTCGACGCCTCCGGCACCGTGCTCGACCAGGTCGGCCTGAGCAGTGGTTCGGCCTACCAGGCCGGCACGCCGCTGGCCTCGCTGGGTTCGAGCAACTCGGACACCTCCTACATCCGCACCACCAACGCCGCCGGCCTGCCGAACAACAGCGGCGACAACAGCGCCGACTTCGTCACGCTGAGCCCGAGCGCGCCGCACAACAGCGCCAGCCCGTGCGTGGCGATGGGTGCCAGCGTGTCGATCGCCGACGCCAGCGCCACCGTGACCGGCGCCGGCGACGTGCAGATGCCGTTCACCGTGACCCTGTCCGAACCGGCTCCGGCCGGCAGCGGCGTCACCGTGCACGTGGCTACCGCCGACGACACCGCCTCGGCGGCCGCGGGCGATTACGACGCGCTGGACACCGACGTCACCGTGGCACCGGGCGCGAGCAGCGCCAGCTTCGACGTCACCGTGCACGGCAGCAGCGTCGGCAAGACCGACCGCACGTTCACCGTGAGCCTCAGCCACCCGAGCGGCGGCTACACCCTGGCCCGTGCCAGCGCGATCGGCGCGATCCTCTACGACATCCCGGTGAATGCCGAGCTGTACGAGATCCAGGGCCGCGAACAGACCTCGCCGCTGCTCGGCAAGCGCGTGATCACCCACGACAACGTGGTCACCGCGGTCGGCCCCGCCGGCTTCACCATGCAGACGCCGGACGCGCGCGCCGACGCCGATCCGCTGACCTCGAACGGCCTGTACGTGTTCACCGGCAGTGCCCCGACCGTGGCGGTCGGCGACATGGTCGACGTCAACGGCCGGATCGACGATTACTACCACCTCACCGAGCTGAAGAACCCGGAGATCACCGTGGTCTCGCACGGCGCCAGGCTGCCCCGGGCGGTCGAGTTCGACGCCGGCACGCCGTCGATGGACCCGGACCATCTGTCCTGCGGCGCGACCAATTTCCAGTGCTTCATGAGCATGCGCGTACGAGTGCGCCACGGCATGATCAACACCGGCAACAAGCGCTTCAGCGGCGAGCCGTATGCCGAGGTGAGCATCACCGCCAACGGCCGGCGCTCGCTGCGCGAGCCGGGCGTGGTCTACGGCGTGCCGGTACCGGCAGGCGTGGACCTGCCGAACTGGGACGGCAACCCGGAAGTGTTCAAGATGAACACCGCCGACTTCGGCGCGGTGCCGTTGAACACGCCGTTCAACGCCGGCTCCACCTTCGAGGCCACAGGCGTCATCTCCTACGACTTCGGCGCCTACACCCTGATCCCGACCACGTTCCGCCTGACCCATGCGGCCGAACTGCCGCGCCCGGTCGACAAGGCGCCGCCGGTCGCCCTGCGCATCGGCGCGCTCAACACCGAGCGCTTCTGCGACTCGACCTTCGACACCACCTACACCTGCAGCGGCGGCAGCTCCGAGCCGACCGAGGCCGAGGTGCAGCTGAAGATCGAGCGGCTGTCGGCCTATATCGGCGGCGTGCTGCGCCTGCCGGACGTGCTGTCGGTGGAGGAGGTGAAGAACCTGCCGCTGCTGCAGCGCCTGGCCAAGCAGCTCGGTGACGACTATGGCGTCAGCTACGACGCCTACCTGATGGAGGGTCACGACCCCAGCGGCATCGATGTCGGCTTCCTGGTCCGCACCGACCGCGTGAAGGTGCTCTCGGTACGCCAGCTGGCCGCCGACGAGACCTGGGACGACAACGGCAGCACGGCGTACATCCATGACCATCCGCCGCTGCTGCTGACCGCCCAGGCCGGCCTGATGCGCTTCCAGGTGATCTCGGTGCACACCAAGGCACGGCAGAAGGTCGATGGCAGCGGCAGCGCCACCGATCGCGACCGCGAAAAGCGTTTCCTGCAGGCCAAGTCGATCGCCACCCAGGTGCAGTTGCTGCAGCAGGCCTCGCCGCTGACCCCGCTGATGGTGGTGGGCGACTTCAACAGCTACCAGTTCAGCGACGGCTTCGTCGACATGGTCGGGCTGATCTCCGGCCGCTACCAGGACAGCCAGAACCTGCTGAAGCTGGGCGAGCCGAACATCGTGCATCCGGCGCTGTGGAATGCGGTGGAGTCGGTGCCCAGCAACGATCGCTACTCGTTCCAGTTCACGCAGAACTTCGGCGAGATCCAGGGCTACACCAAGGCCGGCTCGGGCAACTCCGGCCGTTCGGTGCCGACCTTCCAGGTGCTGGACCACGCGCTGCTGAACCTGCCGGCCCGCTGGCGCTTCATGCGCATGCAGTACGGCCGCGCCGACCTCGACGCGCCGGTGCAGACGGCCGATGACGCGGCCAGCGCCAGCGGTATCGACAAGGCGATCGGTGTCTCCGACCACGACGGTTTCGTGGTCGAGCTGCTCGATCCGTCGCTGATGATCGGCCACGGCCGCGGCCACGACCGCCACGACGACCACGGCAAGGCTCACGGGGATCGCGGACACCACGCCCACTGACCCGGCCGCGCCTCGACGCAAAAAGGCCACGCCCGGCGACGGGCGTGGCCTTTTCCTTGCCTGCGACGACCGCGAACGGCGTCAGCCTGCTGGGTTACCCCTGGGCGGCGAAGCGGTCGGTGGCTTCCACCAGCTCGTGCAGGATGCCGGGTTCGAACGCCGAGTGGCCGGCGTCCTGCACGATGCGCAGGTCCGCCTCCGGCCAGGCGCGATGCAGGTCCCACGCACTGCGCAACGGACAGACCACGTCGTAGCGACCCTGCACGATCACCGCCGGGATCCTGCGGATGCGCTCGACATGGCGCAGCAGCTGGTCGTCATGTTCGAAGAAGCCGCCATTGACGAAGTAGTGGCACTCGATGCGGGCGAAGGCCAGCGCGAATTCGTCCTCGCCGCTGGCCTCGATGTGGCCCTGGTCCTGCCACAGGAAACTGGTGGCGCCCTCCCACACGGACCAGGCGCGCGCAGCGGCCACGCGGGCCGCTGCGTCACCACCGGTCAGGCGGCGGTGGTAGGCGCTCATCAGGTCGCCGCGCTCGGCCTCGGGAATCGCCGAGAGGTAGGTCTCCCAGGCATCCGGATACAGCGCGTCGGCGCCCTTCTGGTAGAACCACTCCAGCTCCCAGCGGCGCAGCATGAAGATGCCGCGCAGCACCAGTTCGCTGACCCGGTCCGGATGCGATTCGGCGTAGGCCAGTGCCAGCGTCGAGCCCCACGAGCCGCCGAACACCTGCCAGCGGTCGATGCCCAGCTTTTCGCGCAGCCGCTCGATGTCCGCCACCAGGTGCCAGGTGGTGTTGTCGGTCAGCTCGGCGTGCGGCGTGGACCTGCCGCAGCCGCGCTGGTCGAACAGCACGATGCGGTAGCGGGCCGGATCGAAGAAGCGGCGGCACTTCGGATTCACGCCACCACCGGGGCCGCCGTGCAGGAACACCACCGGTTTGCCGTTCGGATTGCCGCTCTGCTCGTAGTACAGCGTGTGCAGATCCGACACCTGGAGGAAGCCGCTGTCGAACGGCTCGATCTCGGGGTACAGCGAACGACGCTCCTGCGACATGCGGTGCTCTCCTTCCGGCGGGTGGGGGCCGATTAGGCTAGCACGCAGCCGCCATCGGGCTCATCGCGGCACGCGCAGCGCCGACTCCCGCAGCGCCTCGTCATGCCGTACCTCATCGGTTTCGGCCAGGTTCTCCGCTTCCAGCACCTGGGTGCCGGGCAACGGGTGGATACCGCCGTGCGGCGGGTGGACGCCCTCGATGGACTCGGGGTCGACGGGTGTCTTCATGGTTGCTTCCTTGTCGGATCGGGTCAGGCCCTGAGCCGGCCCTAGGTCGGCTCAGGTGCGAACAGCTTGCCGGGATTGAGGATGCCCTGCGGATCGAACGCCCGGCGCACACCGCGCATCAGCGCGATCTCGGCCGCGCTGCGGGTGCTCTCGAGGTAGGGGCGCTTGACCAGGCCGATGCCGTGCTCGGCCGAGATGCTGCCGCCGAAATCGTGCAGCGTGGCGGCCAGCCGCTTGGTGACCTGCTCGCACTGGGCGATGAAGGCCGCGTCGTCCAGGTCGTCCGGCTGGAGCACATTGATATGCAGGTTGCCGTCGCCGATGTGGCCGAACCAGACCACCTCGAACTGCGGGTACTCGCGGCCGAGCAGCTCCTGCATCGCCTGCAGGAAGGCCGGCACCGCGCTGATCCGCACCGACACGTCGTTCTTGTACGGCTTGCGTGGCGCCACGCTCTCGGTGATGCCCTCGCGCAGCCGCCACAGCGCAGCGGCCTGGGCCTCGCTCTGGGCAATCACCCCGTCGAGGATCCAGCCCTGTTCCACGCCCGCCTCGAAGGCGGCCAGCGCGGCCTCCTGCGCCGCCTCGCCGGCGGCGTCGAACTCGGTCACCACGTAGTACGGATAGTCGCCCTCCAACGCACGCTGGGCGCCATGCGCCAGCACGTGGCGCAGCGCCACGTCGGTGAAGAACTCGAACGCCTGCAGCGACAGCCGCGACTGGAACAGCGCGAATACCTGCATCAGCGCGCCCAGGTCCGGCAGCGCCAGCAGCATCACCTGCGAGGGCGGCGGCGGACTGGTCAGCCTGACCGTGGCCTCGACCACGATACCGAGCGTGCCCTCCGAGGCGATCATCAGCTGGCGCAGGTCGTAGCCGCTGGAGTTCTTGATCAGCCCGCGGTTGAGCTCCAGTCGCTCGCCGGCGGCGGTCACCACGGTGAGTCCGGCGATCCACTCGCGGGTGTTGCCGTAGCGGATCACGCGGATGCCGCCGGCGTTGGTGGCGATGTTGCCGCCGATGGTGCACGAGCCGCGCGCGGCGAAGTCCACCGGATAGACCAGGTCGTGCGCCTTCGCCGCCTCCTGCACGGCCTGCAGCGGCATGCCGGCCTGCACGGTGAGCATGCGGTCGACCGGGTCGAAGGCCAGCACGCGGTTCATCCGCTCCAGGCTCAGCACCAGCTCGCCGTTCGCCGCCACCGCGCCGCCGGACAGCCCGGTGCGCCCGCCGGAGGGCACCACGGCCACGCCGTGCCCGCTGGCCCAGCGCATCACGCCCTGCACTTCCTCCACGCTCGCCGGCAAGGCGATGGCCAGTGGCGCCGGCGTCCAGCGACGGGTCCAGTCTCGGCCGTAGTGCTCCAGGTCCGCCGCGTCGGTAAGCAGGCGCAGGCCCGGCAGGCGGGTGGCAAGGTCGGCGAGTCGGGCATCGGTCATGGGATCGTCCTGGCGCAGACGGCTAGGGTGACATCGGGCCGCGGGCCGGTCCAGTGGTGCGGTGCCGCATTCCCGCCGCGGCTCTGGCATAGTGGTGACTTTCCCGCCTGTCCGGACCCGGCATGAAGACCTCGTTCCCGAAGCAAGACATCAAGGTGCTGCTGCTCGAAGGCGTCAGCCAGAACGCCGTGGAAACCTTCCGCCAGGCCGGCTACACGCAGATCGAGTACCACCAGAAATCGCTGCCGGAGGCCGAGCTGAAGGCCCGCGTGGCCGAGGCGCACATCGTCGGCATCCGCTCGCGCAGCCACCTCACCGCCGAGGTGCTGGCCGAGGCCAAGCGGCTGATCGCGATCGGCTGCTTCTGCATCGGCACCAACCAGGTCGACCTGCAGACCGCCAAGACGCTGGGCGTGCCGGTGTTCAACGCGCCCTACTCCAACACCCGCAGCGTGGCCGAGCTGGTGCTGGCCGAGGCGATCATGCTGCTGCGTGGCATCCCGCAGAAGAACGCGCTGTGCCACCGCGGCGGCTGGACCAAGTCGGCGCTGGGCAGCTACGAGGCACGCGGCAAGACGCTCGGCGTGATCGGCTACGGCCACATCGGCACCCAGGTCGGCGTGCTGGCCGAATCGCTGGGCATGCAGGTGATCTTCCACGACATCGAATCGAAGCTGTCGCTCGGCAACGCCCGCGCTGCTGCGAACCTGGACGACCTGCTGGAGCGGTCCGACGTGGTCACCCTGCACGTGCCGGAAACCCCGGCCACGCAGAACATGTTCGGCGCCGCGCAGATCGCGATGATGCGCAAGGGGGCGCTGCTGATTAATGCCTCGCGCGGCACCGTGGTCGACATCGACGCGCTGGCCGAGGCGCTGCGCGCCGGGCACCTGGCCGGTGCGGCGATCGACGTGTTCCCGGTCGAGCCGAAGGGCAACGACGATCCGTTCGTCTCGCCGCTGGTCGGCATGGACAACGTGATCCTCACCCCGCACATCGGCGGCTCCACGCTGGAGGCGCAGGACAACATCGGCATCGAGGTGGCGGCCAAACTGGTGCGCTACAGCGACAACGGCTCGACCCTGTCGGCGGTGAACTTCCCCGAGGTGTCGCTGCCGGAGCATCCGCGCAGCCGCCGCCTGCTGCACATCCACCGCAACGTGCCCGGCGTGCTCTCGCGCATCAACGAGCTGTTTTCGGCCGGCAACATCAACATCGACGCGCAGTTCCTGCAGACCGATCCGGACGTCGGCTACGTGGTGATCGACGTCTCGGCGGACGAGGCCCAGGCCAGCGCGCTCAAGGACCAGTTGGCCTCGATCCAGGGCACCTTGCGCACGCGGGTCCTCTACTGACGCCGGTTGCCGGACGCCGCCCCGCGAGGCACGGCATCCGGCACCATCCATCGGCGTATGGTGCGGCCACGGTCACTGGCCGGAAGCGCCGGAAACCGGGATGTGGCTCACACAGGCACGTCGTTCCTGGCTCCGGGATTCAAGCCCGGGGCGGCGCATGCCGATAGGCCGTCTCCCCCGCTTTCCTGCGATCTCCCCATGCGTTTCCGCTTTCGCGACCTCCGTATCGCCGTACGACTGAGCCTGCTTGGCCTGATCATGCT is part of the Dyella thiooxydans genome and harbors:
- a CDS encoding aminotransferase class III-fold pyridoxal phosphate-dependent enzyme → MHVIEQLRELRDFGGKPRTTGLDDATIERMAAQDPMLGQAVSEAVSRHRELRADLADFLKLDEAEQLARAQAGYVNFYPDDAINPYLPAAARGPWIVTLKGAVVHDNGGYGMLGFGHNDPAILEAMSRPQVMANVMTPSIAQMRMNEALRKEIGQRRGGFPYDRFLCLNSGSEAVGLACRIADVNAKLMTDAGGRYEGRAIKRLAVKGAFHGRTDKPALFSDSSRKTYQQHLASYRHEDSLITVAPYDVEQLKAAFADADRHGWFIEAMFLEPVMGEGDPGRSVTPEFYAVARELTKAHGTLLMIDSIQAGLRAHGVLSFVDYPGFEKLEAPDMETYSKALNAGQYPMSVLAVNAHTAGLYRKGIYGNTMTANPRALDVACATLGELSDAVRTNIRERGQEFVAKLNALKDELGGLITKVQGTGLLFSCELAPQFKCYGDNSTEEYMREHGIGVIHGGTNSLRFTPHFHVTSAEVDLVVAHVKHALLHGPKRAQAEAA
- a CDS encoding PsiF family protein codes for the protein MGKPFRLLLAASLTVAGALVLSTPVVAAAKPMTTQQQRMADCNKQAAGKKGDERKAFMKSCLKGGAAAPGKMTQQEKMKKCNADAKAKALKGDARKSFMSTCLKG
- the upp gene encoding uracil phosphoribosyltransferase; translation: MPVVEVRHPLIQHKLGLMRRAGISTKEFRELASEVAALLTYEATKDLETVEQAIDGWAGPLTVHQIKGKKITIVPILRAGLGMLPGVLDLIPAAKVSVVGLQRDEETLKPVTYYEKLTGRMDERIALIVDPMLATAGTLLATVDMLKAAGCKRIKGLFLVAAPEGLARMEAAHPDVEIFAAAIDQRLNEHGYILPGLGDAGDKIFGTKQLPDRD
- a CDS encoding lamin tail domain-containing protein; the protein is MQGMNVRRAVMATLTGLALSFSAYASDLEINQFRVRGPAGGNDEFVELINAGPTAIDVSGYKLNASNASGTVGTRLTLPAGTRIAPGCHLLLTNAASSGYSGSVAGDLTYNTGVTDTGGLAILDASGTVLDQVGLSSGSAYQAGTPLASLGSSNSDTSYIRTTNAAGLPNNSGDNSADFVTLSPSAPHNSASPCVAMGASVSIADASATVTGAGDVQMPFTVTLSEPAPAGSGVTVHVATADDTASAAAGDYDALDTDVTVAPGASSASFDVTVHGSSVGKTDRTFTVSLSHPSGGYTLARASAIGAILYDIPVNAELYEIQGREQTSPLLGKRVITHDNVVTAVGPAGFTMQTPDARADADPLTSNGLYVFTGSAPTVAVGDMVDVNGRIDDYYHLTELKNPEITVVSHGARLPRAVEFDAGTPSMDPDHLSCGATNFQCFMSMRVRVRHGMINTGNKRFSGEPYAEVSITANGRRSLREPGVVYGVPVPAGVDLPNWDGNPEVFKMNTADFGAVPLNTPFNAGSTFEATGVISYDFGAYTLIPTTFRLTHAAELPRPVDKAPPVALRIGALNTERFCDSTFDTTYTCSGGSSEPTEAEVQLKIERLSAYIGGVLRLPDVLSVEEVKNLPLLQRLAKQLGDDYGVSYDAYLMEGHDPSGIDVGFLVRTDRVKVLSVRQLAADETWDDNGSTAYIHDHPPLLLTAQAGLMRFQVISVHTKARQKVDGSGSATDRDREKRFLQAKSIATQVQLLQQASPLTPLMVVGDFNSYQFSDGFVDMVGLISGRYQDSQNLLKLGEPNIVHPALWNAVESVPSNDRYSFQFTQNFGEIQGYTKAGSGNSGRSVPTFQVLDHALLNLPARWRFMRMQYGRADLDAPVQTADDAASASGIDKAIGVSDHDGFVVELLDPSLMIGHGRGHDRHDDHGKAHGDRGHHAH
- the pip gene encoding prolyl aminopeptidase produces the protein MSQERRSLYPEIEPFDSGFLQVSDLHTLYYEQSGNPNGKPVVFLHGGPGGGVNPKCRRFFDPARYRIVLFDQRGCGRSTPHAELTDNTTWHLVADIERLREKLGIDRWQVFGGSWGSTLALAYAESHPDRVSELVLRGIFMLRRWELEWFYQKGADALYPDAWETYLSAIPEAERGDLMSAYHRRLTGGDAAARVAAARAWSVWEGATSFLWQDQGHIEASGEDEFALAFARIECHYFVNGGFFEHDDQLLRHVERIRRIPAVIVQGRYDVVCPLRSAWDLHRAWPEADLRIVQDAGHSAFEPGILHELVEATDRFAAQG
- a CDS encoding FAD-binding oxidoreductase, giving the protein MTDARLADLATRLPGLRLLTDAADLEHYGRDWTRRWTPAPLAIALPASVEEVQGVMRWASGHGVAVVPSGGRTGLSGGAVAANGELVLSLERMNRVLAFDPVDRMLTVQAGMPLQAVQEAAKAHDLVYPVDFAARGSCTIGGNIATNAGGIRVIRYGNTREWIAGLTVVTAAGERLELNRGLIKNSSGYDLRQLMIASEGTLGIVVEATVRLTSPPPPSQVMLLALPDLGALMQVFALFQSRLSLQAFEFFTDVALRHVLAHGAQRALEGDYPYYVVTEFDAAGEAAQEAALAAFEAGVEQGWILDGVIAQSEAQAAALWRLREGITESVAPRKPYKNDVSVRISAVPAFLQAMQELLGREYPQFEVVWFGHIGDGNLHINVLQPDDLDDAAFIAQCEQVTKRLAATLHDFGGSISAEHGIGLVKRPYLESTRSAAEIALMRGVRRAFDPQGILNPGKLFAPEPT
- the serA gene encoding phosphoglycerate dehydrogenase is translated as MKTSFPKQDIKVLLLEGVSQNAVETFRQAGYTQIEYHQKSLPEAELKARVAEAHIVGIRSRSHLTAEVLAEAKRLIAIGCFCIGTNQVDLQTAKTLGVPVFNAPYSNTRSVAELVLAEAIMLLRGIPQKNALCHRGGWTKSALGSYEARGKTLGVIGYGHIGTQVGVLAESLGMQVIFHDIESKLSLGNARAAANLDDLLERSDVVTLHVPETPATQNMFGAAQIAMMRKGALLINASRGTVVDIDALAEALRAGHLAGAAIDVFPVEPKGNDDPFVSPLVGMDNVILTPHIGGSTLEAQDNIGIEVAAKLVRYSDNGSTLSAVNFPEVSLPEHPRSRRLLHIHRNVPGVLSRINELFSAGNINIDAQFLQTDPDVGYVVIDVSADEAQASALKDQLASIQGTLRTRVLY